A window of the Candidatus Zixiibacteriota bacterium genome harbors these coding sequences:
- a CDS encoding (Fe-S)-binding protein encodes MIEKSFLTVAILLGLYGFIQPVLYRLRRIAQATGPFRIDRVPRRLMRFVWEVILQGKVITQRPFAGFMHALVFWGFLTFIPVTLDHFAHGYGGTILGHGVLRTVVATIVAVFAVAVLIGIMALAIRRFAWRPAALGTVKIESGIVAFLIAFLMVTYLLDLYVLIDRSTATARVNWWLHALAILAFMWLIPRSKHLHLVLSPVTTFLKDFELAKLRPLDFEKEQFGAAKLTDLSSHTALGAFTCVECGRCYDHCPARGTGKLLDPKQLMLDLRAGFLKDPQQAIVGATIPEEILWQCTTCGACTYQCPVGIDQVIPILETRRGLTAEGNVPHTFNTFFGNLERLQNPWAYPTPQAHEFLQEHNYPTYDGHEWLYWMGCVARFDVQYRKVSLAFKQILDAAGVSYGVLPDEQCTGDAARRAGNEYLFTELATANVELLKAAGVKKIVSTCPHCIRTLTEYKDFGLDPTVEIIHHSRLINDLVATGKLELTADGDPARTVYHDPCYLSRYGEKGDIENPRRLLAQSVGSHLEPQRTRERSFCCGAGGAMIFAEETKGKRINHERTEELLRTGANKIAVACPFCQIMIRDATNDLGRGEDVVVEDVAQYVVQRLAV; translated from the coding sequence ATGATTGAGAAGTCGTTTCTCACCGTCGCGATCCTGCTCGGGCTCTATGGTTTCATCCAGCCCGTGCTCTATCGCCTCCGCCGTATCGCGCAGGCCACCGGGCCGTTTCGCATCGACCGGGTGCCGCGACGGCTGATGCGATTCGTCTGGGAGGTCATTCTCCAAGGCAAGGTGATCACCCAGCGCCCCTTCGCTGGATTCATGCACGCTCTGGTCTTCTGGGGTTTCTTGACATTCATCCCAGTCACGCTCGATCATTTTGCTCACGGGTATGGCGGGACAATCCTGGGGCATGGCGTCCTGCGGACCGTTGTGGCGACGATCGTCGCGGTCTTCGCGGTCGCGGTCTTGATCGGCATCATGGCGTTGGCGATCCGTCGCTTTGCCTGGCGCCCGGCGGCGTTGGGTACTGTCAAGATCGAATCGGGAATCGTGGCGTTCTTGATCGCCTTCTTGATGGTCACATATCTCCTCGACCTCTATGTCCTGATCGATCGCAGCACGGCGACAGCCCGTGTCAACTGGTGGCTCCATGCGCTCGCCATCCTCGCCTTTATGTGGCTGATCCCCCGTTCGAAGCACCTGCATCTGGTGCTCTCGCCGGTGACCACCTTCCTGAAGGACTTCGAGCTGGCGAAGCTGCGCCCGCTCGACTTTGAGAAAGAGCAATTCGGCGCCGCCAAGCTGACCGATCTGTCATCGCACACGGCGCTCGGCGCCTTTACCTGTGTCGAATGCGGCCGCTGTTATGATCATTGCCCGGCGCGCGGCACGGGGAAACTGCTCGATCCCAAACAACTGATGCTCGATCTGCGCGCCGGATTTCTGAAAGACCCACAGCAGGCCATCGTCGGCGCCACCATCCCGGAAGAAATCCTCTGGCAGTGCACCACGTGCGGCGCCTGCACCTACCAGTGCCCGGTCGGGATCGATCAGGTGATTCCGATCCTGGAGACCCGTCGCGGCCTCACCGCCGAGGGGAATGTCCCGCACACGTTCAACACCTTCTTCGGCAATCTGGAACGTTTGCAGAATCCCTGGGCCTATCCGACACCACAGGCGCACGAGTTTCTCCAGGAACACAACTATCCGACATATGATGGCCACGAGTGGCTCTATTGGATGGGATGCGTGGCGCGCTTCGATGTCCAGTATCGCAAGGTCTCGCTGGCATTCAAGCAGATTCTCGACGCCGCCGGCGTGTCGTATGGCGTTCTCCCCGATGAGCAATGCACCGGCGATGCCGCCCGTCGCGCCGGCAACGAGTACTTGTTCACTGAACTGGCGACCGCCAATGTGGAGTTGCTGAAGGCGGCAGGCGTCAAGAAGATCGTCTCGACCTGCCCGCACTGCATCCGCACGCTGACCGAATACAAGGACTTCGGTCTTGATCCCACTGTTGAGATCATCCATCACTCGCGCCTGATCAATGATCTGGTCGCCACCGGGAAGTTGGAACTCACCGCCGATGGCGATCCGGCACGGACCGTCTATCACGACCCCTGTTATCTGTCGCGCTATGGCGAGAAGGGCGACATCGAGAATCCGCGCCGTCTGCTGGCCCAATCTGTCGGTTCGCACCTGGAACCGCAGCGGACCCGTGAACGCTCCTTCTGTTGCGGAGCCGGCGGCGCGATGATCTTCGCCGAGGAGACCAAAGGCAAACGGATCAACCACGAACGCACCGAGGAGCTCCTGCGCACCGGGGCCAACAAGATCGCCGTCGCCTGCCCCTTCTGTCAGATCATGATCCGCGACGCCACCAACGACCTCGGCCGCGGCGAGGATGTTGTCGTGGAGGACGTGGCCCAGTACGTGGTCCAGCGATTGGCGGTGTGA
- a CDS encoding dodecin yields the protein MEKVYKIVEVVGCSPTKIEEAVENAVKEASRTLKGLAWFEVKEIRGGFKDGKIAEYQVLVRIGFRLIED from the coding sequence ATGGAAAAAGTCTACAAGATCGTCGAAGTCGTCGGATGTTCACCAACCAAGATCGAAGAGGCAGTGGAGAACGCCGTGAAAGAAGCCAGCCGGACGCTCAAAGGCCTGGCCTGGTTTGAAGTGAAGGAGATCCGGGGCGGCTTCAAGGACGGCAAGATCGCCGAATACCAGGTGCTGGTCCGCATCGGATTTCGGCTGATTGAAGATTAA
- a CDS encoding thioredoxin domain-containing protein has product MNDRISAPAQEDLAQANSAYLRSAAHQPVHWHPWGDAAFTRARQLDRPILLDIGAVWCHWCHVMDGESYENPKTAQIINDHFIAIKVDRDEHPDVDRRYQEAVSALTGQGGWPLTAFLTPEGLVFFGGTYFPPTDHHGRRAFPDVLLAVAEYYRSHRSDARTRAESLAGALAQHRDHDRSGAISRALITQGVAQITASFDPVHGGFGGAPKFPHASAMELILAQHFFSPSPSLDHVIRRTLIRMARGGVHDQLGGGFHRYSTDAQWIVPHFEKMIYDNSELLRNYAMAGGHFGDPLFAETARGIIDFLTGVLGDSERGGFYASQDADVGLHDDGDYFTWTLDEVQAACSADEAAVLAERFDIRPHGEMRHNPAKNVLLVAADVDVIAAKSNKTDAQVQALLQSGIMKLRDARRRRPLPFVDSSVYTGWNGLAISAILLAADFLDIANAERFALRSLDRLCAGAVLPDGRVRHALGADNPSGLLEDGAFLGRAFLDAYERTGQSAYLDTARRINDDLLRRLWDGESGGFFDREPDTAAPGLLAQSRKPIQDSPTPSANAVAAELMLRLSELTGEDRYRDHAEQLLTAFAMTAGGLGIFGGSYFSTLDRFLRGPATAVVVGPAGDPRAEELWSTARRVFRPYKSLRRITTDTTAADQVPLPPEMRGMIASGQTRAYFCAGETCALPTDDPEKLAKTIATFGRSG; this is encoded by the coding sequence ATGAATGACAGAATCAGCGCGCCTGCACAAGAGGACCTCGCCCAAGCAAACAGCGCCTACCTGCGCTCCGCGGCGCATCAACCGGTGCATTGGCATCCGTGGGGCGATGCCGCCTTCACTCGCGCCCGGCAACTCGACCGTCCGATCCTCCTCGATATTGGCGCCGTCTGGTGCCACTGGTGCCATGTCATGGACGGCGAATCGTATGAGAATCCGAAGACCGCGCAAATCATCAACGACCATTTCATCGCCATCAAGGTCGATCGCGACGAGCACCCGGACGTCGACCGTCGCTATCAGGAAGCGGTCTCCGCGCTCACCGGCCAGGGCGGCTGGCCGCTGACCGCCTTCCTGACGCCCGAGGGTCTGGTCTTTTTCGGCGGCACTTACTTTCCCCCGACCGATCATCATGGACGCAGGGCATTCCCCGATGTGCTGCTCGCGGTCGCGGAATATTATCGCAGCCACAGGAGCGACGCCCGGACCCGGGCCGAGTCGCTCGCTGGAGCGCTGGCGCAGCACCGCGATCATGACCGCTCCGGCGCGATCAGCCGCGCGCTGATTACCCAGGGGGTTGCGCAGATCACCGCCAGCTTCGACCCGGTCCATGGCGGTTTTGGCGGCGCGCCGAAGTTCCCCCATGCCTCCGCCATGGAGTTGATCTTGGCACAGCACTTCTTCTCTCCGTCTCCGTCTCTGGACCATGTGATTCGACGAACGCTGATCCGGATGGCGCGCGGCGGTGTCCATGACCAGCTCGGCGGCGGGTTTCACCGGTACTCGACCGATGCCCAATGGATCGTGCCGCACTTCGAGAAGATGATCTATGACAACAGCGAGCTTCTGCGCAACTACGCCATGGCCGGCGGGCACTTCGGCGATCCGCTCTTCGCCGAAACCGCCCGCGGCATCATTGACTTCTTGACCGGCGTCCTCGGCGATTCAGAACGCGGCGGTTTCTATGCCTCTCAAGACGCCGATGTCGGCCTGCACGACGACGGCGACTACTTCACCTGGACGCTCGACGAAGTGCAAGCGGCTTGCTCAGCCGATGAAGCGGCGGTCCTGGCCGAGCGGTTCGACATCCGTCCCCATGGCGAAATGCGCCACAATCCCGCCAAGAATGTCCTGTTGGTCGCGGCCGATGTCGATGTTATCGCCGCCAAGAGCAACAAGACCGATGCGCAGGTGCAAGCGTTGCTCCAATCAGGCATCATGAAACTGCGGGACGCCCGAAGGCGACGCCCTTTACCCTTCGTTGACTCATCGGTCTATACCGGCTGGAACGGCCTGGCGATCTCCGCCATTCTGCTGGCCGCAGACTTCCTCGATATCGCCAACGCCGAGCGATTCGCCCTGCGCTCGCTGGACCGTCTGTGCGCCGGGGCTGTTCTACCCGACGGTCGGGTACGTCACGCGCTGGGAGCCGACAACCCGTCCGGCCTTCTGGAAGATGGTGCGTTCCTGGGACGGGCATTCCTCGACGCCTATGAACGCACGGGACAGTCGGCCTACTTGGATACAGCCCGTCGGATCAACGACGATCTCCTGCGGCGCCTGTGGGATGGAGAGTCAGGCGGCTTCTTTGATCGTGAACCGGACACTGCTGCCCCGGGGCTTCTGGCCCAGTCGCGCAAGCCGATTCAGGATTCCCCAACGCCTTCGGCCAACGCCGTTGCCGCGGAGCTCATGCTTCGCCTCAGCGAACTGACCGGCGAAGACAGATATCGCGATCACGCCGAGCAGTTGCTGACCGCTTTCGCCATGACTGCCGGAGGCCTCGGCATCTTCGGCGGGTCGTACTTCTCAACCCTCGATCGTTTCCTGCGCGGCCCGGCCACAGCGGTTGTTGTCGGACCTGCCGGTGATCCCCGCGCCGAGGAGTTGTGGTCCACGGCCCGGCGTGTCTTCCGACCATACAAGTCACTCCGTCGTATCACGACCGACACCACGGCAGCCGATCAGGTGCCGCTTCCTCCCGAGATGCGCGGCATGATCGCCTCGGGGCAGACACGGGCATACTTCTGCGCCGGCGAAACCTGCGCGCTCCCCACTGACGATCCCGAAAAATTGGCAAAGACCATCGCCACATTCGGCCGCAGCGGCTAA
- a CDS encoding DUF4342 domain-containing protein: MAARTVTEELRITGGKLRDKIEELIHQGNIRSIIVKNDEGKMLGKIPLTVGVIGAAVAPVLAAVGIIGALASKLTIVVEKEEEE; encoded by the coding sequence ATGGCCGCCAGAACCGTGACCGAGGAGCTGCGCATCACCGGCGGGAAGCTTCGCGACAAGATTGAAGAGCTGATCCACCAGGGCAACATCCGCAGCATCATCGTCAAGAACGATGAGGGCAAGATGCTGGGCAAGATCCCGCTCACCGTCGGCGTGATCGGCGCCGCCGTGGCGCCGGTCCTCGCCGCGGTCGGGATCATTGGCGCGCTGGCCTCGAAGCTGACGATTGTCGTGGAGAAGGAAGAAGAAGAGTAG
- the tadA gene encoding tRNA adenosine(34) deaminase TadA encodes MIVFPEHSDYERAEYFMRQALREAESAFEEDEVPVGAVVVKDGLIVGRGHNQMERLGDPTAHAEILAIGAASSHFESWRLLGATLYSTIEPCVMCAGAGVMARIDRIVYGAADPKFGGCGSIFRIPSDPRLNHRVEIIGGVMADEAAALMRRFFAKRREEA; translated from the coding sequence ATGATCGTGTTTCCCGAGCATTCCGATTACGAGCGTGCCGAGTATTTCATGCGGCAGGCGCTGCGCGAAGCGGAATCGGCCTTTGAGGAGGACGAAGTGCCGGTCGGCGCTGTCGTCGTCAAGGATGGTTTGATCGTCGGGCGCGGCCACAATCAGATGGAACGTCTGGGGGACCCGACGGCGCACGCGGAGATTCTGGCGATCGGCGCCGCCTCATCCCACTTTGAATCATGGCGGTTGCTCGGTGCGACTTTGTACTCCACGATTGAGCCATGTGTCATGTGCGCCGGCGCCGGCGTCATGGCGCGCATCGACCGCATCGTCTATGGCGCGGCCGACCCGAAGTTCGGCGGGTGCGGTTCGATCTTCCGCATTCCCTCCGATCCGCGCCTGAACCATCGTGTCGAGATCATCGGTGGGGTGATGGCGGATGAGGCGGCGGCGCTCATGCGACGGTTCTTTGCCAAGCGCCGGGAAGAGGCATGA